GCCGGCACGCCCTCGAGCACAAACCCGAGTGTCGGCGTGCGGGAGCCCTCCGGTGGCAGGCCGAACCGGCGAACACCGGGCACCTCCCCGACGCCGGACCAGAGCCGCTCGAACAATTCCATGCCGCGGCGGTGCAGCGCGTCAAACGCAGCAAGCAGCGAGGCTCGTCGGTTCGCACTCGGCGCCAGATTCGCCAGGTACTCGACGGCTGCATGCGCACCGACGATCGCCTCGTGGCTCAAGGTGCCCGTCTCCAGGCGTTCCGGGGCGGTGTCAGGCGCAGGCTCCAGCTTGGGAACCGCCACCGATTCGAGCAATTCCCGTCGACCGTAGAGCGCCCCCAAGTGCGGACCATAGAACTTGTAGGGTGAACAGACCAGAAAGTCGCAGGCGAACGCCTGGACATCGGGAAGCTGATGCGCAGCGCCGTGGACTGCATCGATGTAACTCAGCACCCCTCGCTCGCGCGCGGCGCGGCAAACGGTCGCGACGTCGTTGACCGTCCCAATGGCGTTGGAGGCCAAGCCCATCGCCACGACCCGGGTCCGATCGGTCATGGCGTCCATCAGGCGGTCGGTATCGAGCGTGCCGGTCTCCGGATCGAAGGGAATCCGCCGAAGCACGAGTCCACGCTCCCGCGCAATCGCCGCCCACGGTGCCACGTTGCCGTGGTGGTCGAGCTCGGTGACCACCAGTTCGTCTCCCGGCGCAAAACCATTGGCCAGGCCTCGGCTCAGGTGAAACGTCAGCGTGGTCATATTCTGCCCGAAGACGACCTCGTCGCTCGCGCAGTGGAAGTAGTCGGCAAACGCCTCACGGGCAGCCTGAATCATCGCGTCCGTTTCGTGGCTGGTCGGATAATCCCAATGCGTATTGGCGTTGTGCCGAGCGAGGTAATCGACCATGGCATCGATGACGGACTGCGGAACCTGGGTTCCTCCAGGCCCGTCGAAGAAGGCTATCGGTGCACCACGGTGATGCCGGGCAAGCGCCGGGAAATCGGACCGAATCGACTCAACCGACCGAACGCTGAGACTCATGCCAGTGCCTTTGCAACGAGGTCTGAGACCGCTTTGGGGTCGGCCTTGCCACGACTCTTCTTCATGACCTGGCCGACCAGAAACCCTATCAGTTTGACTTCGCCCTGCCGGTACCGTTCCACTTCGGCTGGGTGTGAGGCAATCACGTCGCTGACCCACGCCCCCAGGGCACCGTCGTCACGCACCTGGCCCAGGCCCAGCCGATCGATCACGAGATCGGGCGCCTCGCCCGTCTCAGCCATGGCAACAAACACCTTCTTGGCGGCCTGATGGCTGACCGCGCCAGTGCGCACCAAGCTGATCAACGCCGCCAGCTGATCTGCGGCGACCGGAAAGCGCCCCTGCTCGTTGAACCCGGGCAGCGCCTCGGTCGAGACCCAATTGGCGGCCGCCTTCGGATCCGCTCCGGCCCCTACCACGGCCTCGTAGTAGTCTGCAACCGCCTGTTCTGCCGTCAGCACTCCGGTATCGTACCCCGACAGGCCGTACCGCTCCGCGAACCGAATTCGCTTGGCCTCGGGCAGCTCCGGAAGCGCGGCGCGTTCCGCGGCAATCCAGGCAGCCCCGAGCACCAGCGGCGGCAGATCCGGATCGGGGAAGTACCGGTAGTCGTGGCTCTCTTCCTTACTGCGCATCGGCTTGACGGTTCCGGTCGTCGCGTTGAACAGCAACGTCACCTGCTCGATCGCCTGGCCGGACTCGAGCACCGCCTGCTGGCGCGCCCGCTCGATCTCGAGCGCCCGCTCCACATTGGCGAAGCTGTTCATGTTCTTGAGTTCGGTCTTGGTGCCCAGCCGGGACTCGCCCGGCCGCCGTAGCGAAATGTTGGCGTCGACCCGGAGGCTGCCCTTTTCCATGCTGCATTCGCTGACGCCGGCATAGACCAGGATCTGCCGCAGCACCGTCAGAT
The Gemmatimonadales bacterium genome window above contains:
- the gatB gene encoding Asp-tRNA(Asn)/Glu-tRNA(Gln) amidotransferase subunit GatB; its protein translation is MPWETVIGLEVHVQLATRSKLFCGCSTAFGERPNSNVCPVCLGLPGALPVPNEQAVRLGTRAALALGCTVHEQSVFARKNYFYPDLPKGYQISQFDRPLATAGLVRCESPERGLVRIGVTRLHLEEDAGKLLHDRVPGATAVDLNRTGIPLAEIVSEPDLRSPAEARAYLTVLRQILVYAGVSECSMEKGSLRVDANISLRRPGESRLGTKTELKNMNSFANVERALEIERARQQAVLESGQAIEQVTLLFNATTGTVKPMRSKEESHDYRYFPDPDLPPLVLGAAWIAAERAALPELPEAKRIRFAERYGLSGYDTGVLTAEQAVADYYEAVVGAGADPKAAANWVSTEALPGFNEQGRFPVAADQLAALISLVRTGAVSHQAAKKVFVAMAETGEAPDLVIDRLGLGQVRDDGALGAWVSDVIASHPAEVERYRQGEVKLIGFLVGQVMKKSRGKADPKAVSDLVAKALA
- a CDS encoding cysteine desulfurase-like protein codes for the protein MSLSVRSVESIRSDFPALARHHRGAPIAFFDGPGGTQVPQSVIDAMVDYLARHNANTHWDYPTSHETDAMIQAAREAFADYFHCASDEVVFGQNMTTLTFHLSRGLANGFAPGDELVVTELDHHGNVAPWAAIARERGLVLRRIPFDPETGTLDTDRLMDAMTDRTRVVAMGLASNAIGTVNDVATVCRAARERGVLSYIDAVHGAAHQLPDVQAFACDFLVCSPYKFYGPHLGALYGRRELLESVAVPKLEPAPDTAPERLETGTLSHEAIVGAHAAVEYLANLAPSANRRASLLAAFDALHRRGMELFERLWSGVGEVPGVRRFGLPPEGSRTPTLGFVLEGVPAQTVARHLADRAVFASHGDFYAAGVIEGLGQAEHGIVRAGIACYTDAAEIDRLVAGVAELAKSTVR